A portion of the Bacillus thuringiensis genome contains these proteins:
- a CDS encoding GNAT family N-acetyltransferase: MIRLLTKADAKQYWELRLQALQVNPEAFVTTYEEAVRQENPLERVASNLSSNSSFTFGAFNNENRLVGVVTLLTEEKDAYKHKGHIVAMYIDTENRRSGLARDLIRKAIERAKEMKLEQLNLGVVSTNEPAKRLYESMGFKTYGIEKRAIKMNGVYSDDEHMVLFF, translated from the coding sequence ATGATTCGATTACTTACAAAAGCGGATGCAAAACAATATTGGGAGTTACGTTTACAAGCACTACAAGTAAATCCAGAAGCATTTGTAACGACTTATGAAGAAGCAGTACGTCAAGAAAACCCTCTTGAACGAGTTGCTAGTAATCTTTCATCCAACAGTAGTTTTACATTTGGTGCTTTTAATAATGAAAATCGTTTAGTTGGGGTTGTTACTTTATTAACAGAAGAAAAGGACGCATATAAGCATAAAGGACATATCGTTGCAATGTATATAGATACTGAAAATCGAAGAAGTGGTCTTGCACGTGATTTAATACGTAAAGCAATTGAAAGGGCAAAAGAGATGAAGCTAGAGCAATTGAATTTAGGGGTTGTGTCAACGAACGAACCAGCCAAACGATTATATGAATCAATGGGATTTAAAACGTACGGAATTGAAAAAAGGGCTATAAAAATGAATGGTGTGTATAGTGATGATGAACATATGGTGTTGTTCTTTTAA
- a CDS encoding DJ-1/PfpI family protein, with translation MEIVIMLYDGITALDAIGPYEVFAAESNNNIKFVAKTKGLIKLDSKMGYLHADYNFNEITSADILVIPGCRPPNFTQLMKDEETLNWILQIHKTTKWTTTVCTGSLILGATGLLNGVKATSHWSCFNLLRSLGAIPTEERFVRHEKIITAAGVSAGIDMALQLIAWEFGDEKSKAVQLMLEYDPKPPFDTGSPKKAHASLLEDLNLMIESLNNKV, from the coding sequence ATGGAAATCGTTATTATGCTCTATGATGGAATTACTGCATTAGATGCTATTGGTCCATACGAAGTATTTGCTGCAGAAAGCAATAACAACATAAAATTTGTTGCTAAAACGAAGGGATTAATAAAATTAGATTCGAAAATGGGCTATTTACATGCTGATTACAATTTTAATGAAATTACTTCAGCAGATATTCTTGTTATTCCTGGATGTCGTCCGCCTAACTTTACACAACTTATGAAGGATGAAGAAACTCTTAATTGGATTCTCCAAATACATAAAACGACAAAGTGGACTACAACTGTATGTACAGGCTCCTTAATCTTAGGTGCTACTGGTCTACTAAATGGTGTTAAAGCTACTAGTCATTGGAGCTGTTTTAACTTACTTCGTTCTCTCGGAGCTATTCCAACTGAAGAGAGATTCGTGCGCCATGAAAAAATTATAACAGCTGCTGGTGTATCTGCAGGTATTGATATGGCCCTTCAGTTAATAGCTTGGGAATTTGGAGATGAAAAAAGCAAAGCAGTTCAACTCATGTTAGAATACGATCCTAAGCCTCCCTTTGATACAGGTTCTCCTAAAAAAGCACATGCATCCTTATTAGAAGATTTAAATTTGATGATTGAAAGTTTAAATAATAAAGTTTAA
- a CDS encoding PLP-dependent cysteine synthase family protein, with the protein MIVNHFEEFSKHVGNTPLMKLKCEETKDLSIYAKCEWHNPTGSIKDRAALGMINKYLQEADKKQNILEYSGGSLARSIGCICNYLGIQCTLVLSSGTGKSLLNELDRYGANVILVDKCKGFYAVIEKTIEISKQKPELYFLFQHYNNANLVSHIEGTGREIIAQMIGKPIHAWVASAGTGGTLMGVYTAIKNYTKNVELHLVMPAELPYGSEQPPNDLKKYAGSGGFGLGRKQHFIEQEENLIEKQWTYSYEDTLYEMARFYKDTGIKIGTSAAANLLAAKQIGKEKGANFNVVTVFPDAGSIEEWSDVKNLVEKIGD; encoded by the coding sequence ATGATAGTAAACCATTTTGAAGAGTTTTCTAAACATGTTGGAAATACACCTCTCATGAAATTAAAATGCGAAGAAACGAAGGACCTTTCTATCTATGCTAAATGTGAATGGCATAACCCTACAGGGTCAATTAAGGATAGGGCGGCACTTGGAATGATTAATAAATATTTACAAGAAGCGGACAAAAAACAAAATATTTTAGAGTATAGTGGTGGAAGCTTAGCGAGGTCAATTGGGTGTATTTGTAATTATTTAGGGATTCAATGCACGTTAGTTTTAAGTTCTGGAACCGGTAAATCTCTATTAAATGAACTTGATCGTTATGGTGCTAACGTAATCTTAGTTGATAAATGTAAAGGGTTCTACGCAGTAATTGAGAAAACAATAGAGATTAGCAAACAAAAGCCAGAATTATACTTTTTATTCCAACATTATAATAATGCAAATCTAGTAAGTCATATAGAAGGTACAGGGCGAGAAATTATTGCACAAATGATTGGAAAACCAATACATGCATGGGTAGCATCTGCTGGTACTGGTGGAACTCTAATGGGAGTCTATACAGCAATAAAGAATTATACAAAAAATGTTGAACTACATTTAGTAATGCCTGCTGAATTGCCTTATGGTTCGGAACAACCACCAAATGATTTAAAGAAATATGCTGGATCAGGTGGGTTCGGCTTAGGAAGGAAACAACATTTCATAGAACAGGAAGAAAATTTGATAGAAAAACAATGGACTTATTCATATGAAGATACCCTGTATGAAATGGCACGTTTTTACAAAGATACTGGTATAAAAATAGGAACTTCTGCGGCAGCGAATTTATTAGCAGCTAAACAAATTGGGAAAGAAAAAGGTGCGAATTTTAATGTAGTTACAGTTTTTCCGGACGCAGGATCAATAGAAGAGTGGTCAGATGTAAAAAATTTAGTTGAAAAAATAGGTGATTGA
- a CDS encoding peptidoglycan-N-acetylglucosamine deacetylase, with protein MHNGIRMTTLVKRAMLVCAGVLFTYEAAFGSVHTALASTEDEAKSVQLVSEIQTSLAPKEAPKHYNGQVRKVAYLTFDDGPGKYTAELLDMLKKENAKATFFLIGSNVKAFPDLVKREDAEGHYVGMHSMTHNYKKLYTEGHYVDEMKEDQGLIAGVLGKSPVLTRPSYGSMPGLNEALRNKVVENGLKVWDWTIDSLDWKYNKMQVDAASAKIVENVLHGATNPTEVILMHDIHPQSVKAVPGIIKGLKEKGYELEAYNENEHFPLNFWHDNRM; from the coding sequence ATGCACAATGGAATTCGAATGACAACTTTAGTAAAAAGGGCTATGTTAGTTTGTGCGGGGGTATTATTCACATACGAAGCGGCTTTTGGATCAGTACATACTGCTCTAGCTAGTACAGAGGATGAAGCAAAATCTGTTCAACTTGTAAGTGAGATTCAAACATCTCTTGCTCCGAAAGAAGCTCCTAAACATTATAACGGGCAAGTTAGAAAAGTCGCTTATTTAACATTTGATGACGGTCCTGGAAAATACACAGCTGAGCTTTTAGATATGTTAAAGAAAGAAAATGCAAAAGCAACATTCTTCCTAATTGGTTCAAACGTAAAAGCTTTCCCTGATCTTGTAAAACGCGAAGATGCTGAAGGCCACTACGTTGGGATGCACAGTATGACTCATAACTACAAGAAACTTTACACAGAAGGTCATTACGTAGATGAAATGAAGGAAGACCAAGGCTTAATCGCTGGTGTTTTAGGTAAATCACCAGTATTAACTCGTCCATCTTACGGCTCTATGCCAGGATTAAACGAAGCTCTTCGCAACAAAGTTGTAGAAAATGGCTTAAAAGTTTGGGATTGGACAATTGATTCTTTAGACTGGAAATACAACAAAATGCAAGTTGATGCTGCATCTGCTAAAATTGTAGAGAACGTGTTACATGGTGCTACAAATCCAACAGAAGTTATCCTTATGCATGATATTCATCCACAATCAGTAAAAGCAGTACCTGGAATTATTAAAGGACTGAAAGAAAAAGGATATGAATTAGAAGCATATAATGAGAACGAACACTTCCCATTAAACTTCTGGCATGATAATCGTATGTAA
- a CDS encoding VOC family protein, with protein MKSWVQFRIARPTDKFEEVISFYETGLGLKRIGEFHNHEGYDGVMFGLPDEEYHLEFTTHVNGSPCPAPTKDNLLVFYMPIKDEIEKIVNRLSNMGYHEVEPENPYWIEKGTTIEDPDGWRIVLMNASE; from the coding sequence ATGAAGAGTTGGGTTCAATTTAGAATTGCAAGACCAACAGATAAATTTGAAGAAGTGATAAGTTTTTATGAAACAGGATTAGGATTAAAACGTATAGGGGAATTTCACAATCATGAAGGATATGACGGGGTGATGTTTGGTTTACCAGATGAAGAGTATCATTTGGAGTTTACTACACATGTTAATGGAAGTCCATGTCCGGCACCGACAAAAGATAATTTACTAGTTTTTTATATGCCTATTAAAGATGAAATTGAAAAGATAGTGAATCGATTAAGTAATATGGGCTATCATGAGGTGGAACCAGAAAACCCGTATTGGATAGAGAAAGGAACCACAATAGAGGATCCAGATGGTTGGAGAATTGTGCTTATGAATGCATCTGAATAA
- a CDS encoding DNA alkylation repair protein: protein MLLEEVMQQLEEYGTEQNRKTYKNHGAKEPLFGVSFANLKLLKKKIKKDHDLAVELWETKNMDAMTLATYILDPKNLTTEQLNSWVQDVDYYCLMDVFMTSICTSPIAIERMEEWTKSNDEWIGRAGWSLLANISIKNKELHDGFFSPYLEEIKENIHNEKNRKKEAMNSALIAIGIRNEDLERQAIEIAREIGKVEVNHGATSCKTPDAESYIKKARERAEKKKVK from the coding sequence ATGTTACTTGAGGAAGTAATGCAGCAACTAGAGGAATATGGAACAGAACAAAATCGTAAAACGTATAAAAACCACGGAGCGAAAGAGCCACTATTCGGAGTTAGTTTTGCAAATTTAAAATTGTTAAAAAAGAAAATAAAAAAAGATCACGATTTAGCAGTTGAATTGTGGGAAACGAAAAATATGGACGCAATGACATTAGCAACTTATATTTTAGACCCGAAGAATTTAACAACAGAACAGCTTAATAGTTGGGTTCAGGATGTTGATTATTACTGTTTAATGGATGTTTTTATGACATCTATATGTACTTCGCCAATTGCAATAGAAAGAATGGAAGAGTGGACAAAGTCTAATGATGAATGGATTGGAAGAGCTGGCTGGTCTTTGTTAGCAAATATATCGATTAAAAATAAAGAGTTACATGATGGTTTCTTCTCTCCATACTTAGAAGAGATTAAAGAAAATATACATAATGAAAAAAATAGAAAAAAAGAAGCGATGAATAGTGCTTTAATCGCAATAGGAATTCGTAATGAAGACTTAGAGCGACAAGCAATTGAAATTGCACGTGAAATTGGAAAAGTAGAGGTTAATCACGGTGCAACATCATGTAAAACACCAGATGCAGAAAGCTATATAAAAAAAGCGAGAGAAAGAGCTGAAAAAAAGAAAGTGAAATAA
- a CDS encoding PTS ascorbate transporter subunit IIC gives MFDIIMKDILGQPAILVGLFAMCGLLLQKKNFADTVSGTLKTIMGFVVLGGGATILVGALDVFGKIFDKAFHIKGIIPNNEAVVAIAQQTLGKETALIMVFGMITNLIIARFTKFKYVFLTGHHTLFMACLISAVFSTTGMQGASLVIIGSVILGALMVIFPALLQPYVRKITGMDDIAIGHFGSVGYLAAGFVGSKFGNKEKSTEQIQVPKSLGFLRDTSVSMSLTMAVLFFIVAPFAGKGFIETELSNGQNYLVYSFMQAITFAAGVYIILAGVRMLIAEIVPAFKGIADKLVPNAKPALDCPTIFPFAPNAVIIGFLTSFIAGLLSMFLLPFIGLSIIVPGLIPHFFTGATAAVFGNATGGRRGAILGAFVNGLLISFLPAILLPILGGLGFENTTFGDSDFAVIGILISEIVKLVGYIF, from the coding sequence ATGTTTGATATAATAATGAAGGATATTTTGGGACAGCCTGCAATATTAGTTGGATTATTTGCTATGTGTGGTTTACTACTGCAAAAGAAAAACTTTGCAGACACAGTTTCAGGAACCTTAAAAACAATTATGGGCTTTGTCGTTTTAGGAGGCGGAGCTACTATATTAGTAGGAGCTTTAGACGTTTTTGGTAAAATATTTGATAAAGCATTCCATATTAAAGGTATAATTCCAAATAATGAAGCTGTTGTTGCAATAGCTCAGCAAACATTAGGAAAAGAAACGGCATTAATCATGGTATTTGGTATGATTACAAATTTAATAATTGCACGATTTACGAAATTTAAATATGTATTTTTAACTGGTCATCATACGCTCTTCATGGCATGTTTAATTTCAGCGGTATTTTCAACTACAGGGATGCAAGGCGCTTCACTAGTCATTATTGGGTCAGTTATTTTAGGGGCACTCATGGTGATTTTTCCAGCATTACTACAACCGTATGTTAGAAAGATTACAGGGATGGATGATATTGCAATTGGCCATTTCGGTTCTGTTGGATATTTAGCGGCAGGGTTTGTTGGAAGTAAATTTGGAAATAAAGAAAAATCAACAGAACAAATTCAAGTTCCGAAATCACTTGGTTTCTTACGTGATACATCAGTATCTATGTCATTAACGATGGCTGTATTGTTCTTTATTGTCGCGCCATTTGCTGGTAAGGGGTTTATCGAAACTGAATTAAGTAACGGACAAAATTATCTCGTTTATTCTTTCATGCAGGCCATTACGTTTGCAGCAGGTGTATATATTATTCTAGCAGGTGTACGTATGTTAATTGCAGAAATTGTACCTGCATTTAAAGGGATTGCAGATAAACTTGTACCAAATGCAAAACCGGCATTAGATTGTCCAACAATCTTTCCGTTTGCACCAAATGCAGTTATTATTGGCTTTTTAACAAGTTTTATTGCTGGACTCCTTTCCATGTTTCTTCTTCCATTTATCGGTTTAAGTATAATAGTACCGGGATTAATTCCTCACTTCTTCACAGGAGCAACAGCAGCTGTATTTGGAAATGCAACAGGAGGTAGAAGGGGAGCGATACTTGGCGCTTTTGTAAATGGGTTACTAATTTCATTCCTACCAGCGATATTATTACCTATATTAGGTGGTTTAGGATTTGAAAATACAACATTCGGGGATTCTGATTTCGCAGTGATCGGTATTTTGATTAGTGAAATTGTGAAGTTAGTAGGTTATATTTTTTAA
- a CDS encoding nucleotidyltransferase domain-containing protein — translation MKPIEAAQSIITSQFPNCDVALLGGSVARGEATKTSDLDIVIVDQSLTSCYRESFYSNGWPVEVFVHNFTTYKTFFKMDCDRGRPSLPQLVSEGVALKGEKEIVEKLKKEANDLLHKGPAKWTEETIKQKRYFITDTLDDFIGATKREEELFIANLLADLVHEYVLRVNGRWLGSSKWFIRVLRRYDEQYANKFVAAFDHFYKMGEKNELIHFIEMTLEQYGGRVFEGFSIGK, via the coding sequence ATGAAACCAATTGAAGCAGCACAAAGCATAATTACATCACAATTTCCGAATTGTGATGTAGCTTTACTCGGTGGAAGCGTTGCACGAGGAGAAGCGACGAAAACATCTGACCTTGATATTGTAATAGTTGACCAAAGTTTAACTTCTTGTTATAGAGAATCTTTCTATAGTAATGGATGGCCTGTTGAGGTGTTTGTTCATAATTTTACAACATATAAAACCTTTTTCAAAATGGATTGTGATCGAGGGAGACCGTCGTTACCACAATTAGTTTCAGAAGGGGTTGCATTAAAAGGGGAAAAGGAAATTGTTGAGAAATTAAAAAAAGAAGCGAATGATTTACTACATAAAGGACCAGCTAAATGGACCGAAGAAACGATTAAGCAGAAGCGATATTTTATTACGGATACTTTAGATGACTTTATTGGTGCAACAAAAAGAGAAGAAGAATTGTTTATCGCTAATTTATTAGCGGATTTAGTACATGAATATGTATTAAGAGTAAATGGTAGGTGGCTTGGGAGTTCAAAATGGTTTATTAGAGTGCTAAGAAGATATGATGAGCAATATGCAAACAAATTTGTAGCGGCTTTTGATCATTTTTATAAAATGGGAGAGAAAAATGAATTAATTCATTTTATAGAAATGACGTTAGAACAGTATGGTGGAAGAGTGTTCGAAGGATTTTCTATTGGTAAATAA
- a CDS encoding GNAT family N-acetyltransferase, whose protein sequence is MNVPYVQLRELTLDDVEDRYQWSLDRDVTKHLVVPNQYPPFTRGDTRIWIEACISRKNGYEQRAIVTEKGIHIGWVDLKNFDKTNKNAELGIAIGNKDYWGKGFGMAALNSMLQIGFSQFELEKIWLRVDEDNTQAKQIYENAGFVCEGLMRNDRLRQGKFIHRYRYSILKEEYESKNNNL, encoded by the coding sequence ATGAATGTACCATATGTTCAATTAAGAGAATTGACATTAGATGATGTAGAAGATCGCTATCAATGGTCGTTAGATAGAGATGTAACAAAGCATTTAGTCGTACCAAACCAATATCCTCCGTTCACTCGTGGAGATACGAGAATCTGGATTGAAGCTTGTATAAGCCGAAAAAATGGTTATGAACAAAGGGCGATCGTTACTGAGAAAGGTATACATATTGGATGGGTAGACCTTAAAAATTTTGATAAAACAAATAAAAATGCAGAACTAGGAATTGCGATTGGAAATAAAGACTATTGGGGTAAAGGATTTGGAATGGCAGCTCTAAACAGCATGTTACAAATAGGTTTTTCCCAGTTTGAATTGGAGAAAATTTGGTTACGTGTAGATGAAGATAATACACAAGCTAAACAGATTTATGAAAATGCCGGATTTGTATGCGAAGGGTTAATGAGAAATGATCGATTAAGACAGGGAAAGTTCATTCATCGCTATCGTTACAGTATATTAAAAGAAGAGTATGAATCAAAAAATAATAACCTATAA
- a CDS encoding MBL fold metallo-hydrolase — MDNYICTTCGVQYPENEEPPSRCKICNEERQYVNPIGQSWTTLETMQNSNLYKNEIIKEESGLYSITTKPKFAIGQTAFLIQSKTLNVMWDCISYLDDKTVKRIYDLGGIQAIALSHPHYYSTQVKWAETFNVPIYIHEDDKEWVVRPSKQIKFWSGEHLILSEELTLHRLGGHFKGGTVIHWIDGNEGKGILLSGDIIQVVSDRKWVSFMYSYPNLIPLPANKVRDMAEKVKDIQFSRLYNAFHGVVEDANKAVQRSADRYIKALQGELFHT, encoded by the coding sequence ATGGATAATTATATTTGCACTACATGTGGAGTACAGTATCCCGAAAATGAAGAACCACCTTCTCGCTGTAAAATTTGTAATGAGGAAAGACAATATGTTAATCCAATTGGGCAGTCATGGACAACATTAGAAACGATGCAAAATAGCAATTTATACAAAAACGAAATAATAAAAGAAGAAAGCGGTTTGTATAGCATTACTACTAAACCTAAATTTGCGATTGGACAAACAGCATTTTTAATACAAAGTAAAACTCTAAATGTTATGTGGGATTGCATTAGTTATTTAGATGATAAAACGGTAAAACGTATATATGATTTAGGTGGTATTCAAGCAATAGCACTTTCTCATCCACATTATTACTCTACACAAGTTAAATGGGCGGAAACATTCAATGTACCTATTTATATTCATGAAGATGATAAAGAGTGGGTGGTTCGTCCGAGTAAGCAAATTAAATTTTGGTCTGGGGAGCATCTGATATTATCGGAAGAACTTACATTGCATCGCTTAGGAGGCCATTTTAAGGGTGGAACTGTTATACATTGGATAGACGGTAATGAAGGGAAAGGTATTTTGTTATCAGGTGATATTATACAAGTAGTTTCGGATCGAAAATGGGTAAGTTTTATGTATAGTTATCCCAATCTCATTCCATTACCAGCGAATAAAGTTAGAGATATGGCAGAGAAGGTAAAAGATATCCAATTTAGTCGACTATATAATGCATTTCATGGTGTGGTGGAAGATGCGAATAAAGCTGTACAAAGATCTGCTGATCGGTATATAAAGGCCCTGCAAGGAGAACTATTTCATACGTAA
- a CDS encoding BglG family transcription antiterminator: MILDNRSVNILQQIIQAEGYVSINQLIDVIQVSKRTIYYDIKKIEDWLEEEGLHSIEYIRPLGYCLNNETKQIIVKKLNEFTSDQYEYSPQERKIWLILCLLIKENRILLEDLMDLLQVSRNTVLTDLKKLKVELNKYDLLLQFGRKQGYQIAGDEQDKRNLLISSLSHIISKNGWEYLISQVKCIITDMRNEKDTLERETLYNIKNILSNCEEFLGIQYTDEVLENLSVYMYLFHRRILKGQYIEMEEAEKNVLRDSKQFEAAKYIAKQFERKFAVKFPSDEIYYITTHLLGAKVNYQENMYEKNNKDEIHLVVDRMIKEFQDYACVIFEDFNGLSSDLYLHMKPAFYRVKYGIDIENPLLNTIQQNYKEVYCLTKKVIHHFEEYVRKSVSDDEIAYITMHFGAWMRKEGIVPNPRKTALLVCPNGIGTSRMLQYQLEKLFSNVDILNAISKREYESNTFDVDCIITTTEIEKRGVPVFKVNPILTDSEKASLLRNVNGVLYGENQKDSVDVVMGIIRKYSDVVDEQSLKRELTESMSGPVYFEKEEKYKPMLNELLTKEFIQLQNRVDNWKDAIKVAAEPLLQNQYIIEEYIDEMIVNVEKLGPYIVIAPKIAIPHARPEAGVKQLGMSLLQLKESVSFSEKQEHAANLIIVLAAIDNETHLKALAQLSEMLSEQKNVEMLIHSDSKDKLLEMIAKYSN, translated from the coding sequence ATGATATTAGATAATCGAAGTGTAAATATTTTGCAACAAATTATTCAAGCAGAAGGTTATGTGTCTATAAATCAATTAATTGATGTAATTCAAGTTTCTAAGCGAACAATTTATTATGATATTAAGAAGATTGAAGATTGGTTAGAAGAGGAAGGGCTACATTCAATTGAATATATCCGGCCTCTAGGTTATTGCTTAAATAATGAAACGAAACAGATAATAGTAAAAAAATTAAATGAATTTACGAGTGATCAATATGAATATTCTCCACAAGAAAGAAAAATATGGTTAATTTTATGCTTACTCATAAAGGAAAACAGAATTTTATTAGAAGACTTAATGGACCTTTTACAAGTAAGTCGTAATACTGTTCTTACAGATTTAAAAAAGCTAAAAGTAGAACTAAATAAGTATGATTTATTATTACAATTTGGGCGTAAACAAGGCTATCAAATTGCTGGAGATGAACAGGATAAACGAAATTTGTTAATTTCCAGTCTCTCTCACATTATTTCCAAAAACGGCTGGGAGTATTTAATATCACAAGTAAAATGCATTATAACTGACATGAGGAATGAAAAAGATACTCTGGAAAGAGAAACACTTTACAACATAAAAAATATTCTTTCAAACTGTGAAGAATTTTTAGGTATCCAATATACAGATGAGGTGCTTGAAAATTTAAGCGTTTACATGTATTTGTTCCATAGACGTATTTTAAAAGGACAGTACATTGAAATGGAAGAAGCAGAAAAAAATGTTCTTCGAGATTCAAAGCAATTTGAAGCAGCAAAGTATATCGCGAAGCAGTTTGAGCGAAAGTTTGCTGTTAAATTCCCAAGTGATGAAATTTATTATATTACGACGCATTTGTTAGGTGCAAAAGTAAATTACCAGGAAAATATGTATGAAAAAAATAATAAGGATGAAATACATTTGGTTGTTGACAGGATGATTAAAGAATTTCAGGACTATGCTTGCGTTATATTTGAAGATTTTAACGGGCTGTCTTCAGACCTATATTTGCATATGAAACCCGCGTTTTATCGGGTGAAGTATGGAATAGATATTGAAAATCCATTACTAAATACGATTCAGCAAAATTATAAAGAGGTATATTGTCTTACGAAAAAAGTGATTCATCATTTTGAAGAATATGTGAGAAAATCTGTTTCAGATGATGAGATTGCATATATTACTATGCATTTTGGAGCGTGGATGAGGAAAGAAGGAATCGTTCCCAATCCGCGGAAAACTGCGCTACTTGTATGTCCGAATGGTATTGGAACATCACGTATGTTGCAATACCAATTAGAAAAATTATTTTCAAATGTGGATATATTAAATGCAATTTCAAAGCGAGAATATGAATCAAATACATTTGATGTAGATTGTATTATTACAACTACTGAAATTGAGAAGAGAGGGGTACCTGTTTTTAAGGTGAATCCAATTCTAACTGATTCTGAAAAAGCGTCTCTTTTAAGAAACGTAAATGGAGTATTGTATGGTGAGAATCAAAAGGATTCTGTTGATGTAGTCATGGGAATTATTCGAAAATATTCGGATGTAGTAGATGAACAATCTTTAAAAAGAGAATTGACTGAATCTATGAGTGGTCCGGTGTATTTTGAGAAGGAGGAGAAATATAAACCAATGTTAAACGAACTTTTAACTAAAGAGTTTATTCAACTTCAAAATCGAGTTGATAATTGGAAAGATGCGATAAAGGTAGCAGCTGAACCGTTATTACAAAATCAATATATCATTGAAGAATATATTGATGAAATGATTGTAAATGTAGAAAAATTAGGTCCCTATATTGTTATTGCACCTAAAATTGCAATACCACATGCTCGTCCAGAAGCAGGAGTTAAGCAGCTAGGAATGAGTTTACTACAGTTAAAAGAAAGTGTTTCATTTTCAGAAAAACAAGAGCATGCTGCTAATTTGATTATTGTGCTAGCGGCTATAGATAATGAAACACATTTAAAAGCATTAGCACAATTAAGTGAAATGCTATCTGAACAAAAAAATGTGGAAATGCTAATTCATTCAGATTCAAAAGATAAATTATTAGAAATGATAGCTAAATATTCTAATTAA
- a CDS encoding PTS sugar transporter subunit IIB produces MKKVLVVCGNGLGSSFIVEMNVKKILNELGLQAEVSHTDLASSKSEQADLYLGAKDIICNLEDGTRTVAGLTNILDQNEIKEALQKHLM; encoded by the coding sequence ATGAAAAAAGTATTAGTTGTATGTGGAAATGGTTTAGGAAGTAGTTTTATTGTGGAAATGAATGTGAAGAAAATTTTAAATGAACTAGGATTACAAGCAGAAGTATCTCATACAGATTTAGCTTCTAGTAAATCTGAGCAAGCTGATTTATATTTAGGTGCAAAAGATATTATTTGTAATCTTGAAGATGGCACACGCACAGTTGCTGGTTTAACAAATATTTTAGATCAAAATGAAATTAAAGAAGCATTACAAAAACACCTGATGTAG
- a CDS encoding TerC family protein, with translation MEFLSSEYLSALLAIIVIDLVLAGDNAIVIGLAARRLPKDQQKKVIIWGTVGAIAIRALATLVVVWLLKIPGLLLIGGVLLIWIAYKLIAEGKNHDIKAEEGFWSAIKTIIIADALMGIDNVLAVAGAAHGNFSLVIIGLLVSIPVVVWGSTLILKWVDRFPVIITIGAAVLAYTAAKMIVDEKWFAGFFENNPFIKWAFIIIIIVGVVFFGKAKQKATASSV, from the coding sequence ATGGAGTTTCTCTCATCCGAATATTTGTCTGCCTTGCTTGCCATCATTGTAATCGATTTAGTGTTAGCCGGAGATAATGCCATCGTAATTGGATTAGCAGCAAGAAGATTACCGAAAGACCAACAAAAAAAAGTTATTATATGGGGAACTGTCGGGGCGATTGCTATTAGAGCCCTCGCTACCTTAGTTGTCGTTTGGTTATTAAAAATACCTGGTTTACTCCTAATTGGCGGTGTACTTCTTATATGGATCGCTTACAAGTTGATTGCTGAGGGCAAAAATCATGATATTAAAGCCGAAGAAGGATTTTGGTCTGCTATTAAAACCATTATTATCGCTGATGCGTTAATGGGCATTGATAATGTACTCGCTGTTGCAGGAGCTGCCCATGGTAACTTTTCTTTAGTAATCATTGGATTATTAGTGTCTATTCCTGTAGTCGTATGGGGCAGCACATTGATTCTAAAATGGGTGGATCGTTTTCCTGTCATCATTACGATTGGAGCAGCCGTTTTAGCTTATACTGCTGCAAAAATGATTGTAGATGAGAAATGGTTTGCTGGATTTTTCGAAAATAACCCTTTCATTAAATGGGCATTTATCATTATTATCATCGTCGGTGTAGTTTTCTTCGGAAAGGCAAAACAAAAAGCAACAGCTAGTTCTGTCTAA